The window GCGATGTCGGGTGGGTTGCCACCGGCGATCTGCGTGGTCACCGTGGTGGTGTAGTTCTCCAGCGGCAGCGCCTCGAACGCGACCGTCACGTCCGGGTGGGTCGTCTTGTAGTCGGCGGCGATCGCGTTGAACAGTTCGACGTGGGCCGGGTTCGCCGACCAGGTGGTCATCCGCAACGTGACCGGGCCGTCGGCGTCGGACTCGCCGGTGCCACAGGCGGTGAGAAGGAGCAGGAGAGCGGCTATGGGAGCGATCTTGCGCATGACGTTCCTTTCTCAGTAACCGCTGATGTCGGGCCAGCGCAGCTCGACACCGTCGGCGCTCAGGTGGTTCTGGAACTCGGTGAGCAGTTCCGGGGTGTTGCGGACGGCCCGGGGGGACACCGCCCGGTCGAGGCAGAAGGCGGCGAGCGCGCCGGCCACCTCGCCGGCGTTCCATTCGACCGGGTGCAGCCGGAACGAGCCGTTGGTGATGTGGGTGGTGCCGATGTTCTTGCCGGCCGGCAGCAGGTTCTCCATCCGCTGGGGGATCAGCGCGCCGAGCGGGATCTCGAACGGGCAGGACGCCACGTCGATGTAGTTGTCGCCGCCGGTGGACGGGTGCAGGTCGATCCGGTACATGCCGACACCGACCGCGTCGGGATAGGACACCGCGCCCTTGTCACCGCGGACGGCCAGCGACAGGTCCTGCTCGACGACCGTGTATTCGGCGCGGATCCGGCGGGACTCGCGGATGTACGGGGCCATGGCCAGCCCGTCCGGGCTTCCGGTGACGTCGCCGCGCAGTCGCAGCCCGGGCCGGCCGGTGCCGCCGTCCGGGCGGGGTGCCTCGGTCTGCAGCCAGTAGAGCACCGAGTAGGACAGTTCCCGGGCGGCCCGTTCGACCGCGGCCGGGTCGGCGGCACCGACGTACGGCTCCTCGAAGTAGTCGATCATCGGCCAGTTGACCAGGCAGATGTCGCTCGGATAGGTGCCGTCGGCGAAGTTGCGGCGGGCGGCGATCCGGCGGAACGTCCACAGGTTCCCGTCGCCGGGGTCGACCCGTTGGTCGGCCTCGACCAGCCACGGGTCGTCGTCCGGGTTCGGGGTGAACGACCGGGTGGAGATCTGCAGGGTGCGAGGGTTCGGGGTCTGCCAGGACAGCATCGGCGCGCCCCAGAACGGCGGCTGGTAGGTACGCCAGAAGTCGTACCGTGCGGGCCTGTCGATGGTGTGGTCCCCGTCGACGTGGTCGATCGCGAAACACACCGACATCGCCTGCATGTTCGCCGGGTCGGCGGTCTCGGCGGCGCTCGGCTCCCCGGTGTCGGCCTGCGACTCGGCGCCCGTGACGTGTTCGGTTCCGGTCATCGGCAGCAACTCGCCGGTCTCGGTGGCGTCCAGCACGTACGGCGCGGTGAGCACGACCTGTTCGCCGTGGTGGCGGACGGTGACCGAGACGACCCGGTCGCCGTCGGTCTCCGCCGACACCGGAACGGCCGGTTGCAGCAGCGTGAGCCGCCCCGAACCACGGTAGGGCGCGAGCATCGCCTCGATCACCGCGACCGCCACCCGCGGCTCGTGACACAGCCGGCTGACGTGCCCGGCGCCCGGGTTCAGGTCACGGGTGCGGCGGGCCCGATCGGTCAGCGGGTAGTGGGCCCGGTAGTAGTCGCGGATCCCGTCGCGTAGCGCCCGGTAACCGGCCGTCACCCCGAACCGCTCGACCCAGCTGTGCTCGTCCGGCGGCACGGCCTGGCTGGTCAGCTGCCCGCCGAGCCACGCGTGCTCCTCGGTCAGCAGCACCGTCCGGCCGGCCCGCAGCGCGGCCAGCGCCGCCGCCACCCCACCCAGGCCGCCGCCGATCACGACGACGTCGGCATGCATCTCACGCACGGGCCACCGCCAGCGTCGACCCGGCCACCGGCTCGCACGGCAGCAGCCGCTGCATCGGCCCGCCGGTTCCGTCCAGGATCGCCGACAGCACCTCGACGGCCTGCCAGCCCATCTCCCGCCGCGGGATCCGGAAGCCGGTGAACTCCAGGTCGGTGCTCGCTGGCCGGGTCGGATCGCCGAGGGCGATGAAGGACAGATCCTGCGGTACGGCCAGAGCGCGCCGCCCGGCCTCCTCGGCGAGCACCGCTCCGTCCGCGAACTCTTCCACGAAAATCGCCGTGACCTCCTGCTCCAGTAGTCGATCCAGAACCGTGACGGCGTCGGTGAACCGCACGTGGGCCCCGCTGATCCCGGCTTGCTCGACGGCCGTGGTGAAGCCGCGCAGCCGGTCGGCGTGCGACTCGGCACCCGCGCCCTCACCGACGTAGGCGATCCGCCGGTGTCCCAGCTCCACCGCCCGCCGCACCTGCGCCGCCGTGGCCGTCGGGTAGTCGGCGCCCACATAGGGCACCGGTCCGCCGGCGTCGTCGCGGCGGCCCACGCTCACGAACGGCTGGCCCTCGGCGATCAGCCGGGCCAGCTCGTCCGGGTCGAGCCAGCGGCCGAGCAGGATGCAGCCGTCGGCCAGCCGCAGCCGGTTGTCCGAGTGGAAGATCCGCCGCCGCCCGTCGACCACCGGCGCGCTGGTGAACAGCAGCAGGTCACAGCCGATGCTCTCGGCGCACTCCTCGATGCCGACCAGGAACGGGTGGTAGAAGTCGCCGAGCCCGGCCGGGAACACCGGTTCGTAGGTGAACACGCCCAGGAACCGGTTGCGCTGCGAGGCCAGCCGCCGGGCGACCGGGTCGGCCACGTAACCGGTGCGGCGGATCGCGGCGAGCACCCGATCCCGGGTCTCCGGGGCGATCCGGGCCGCGTCCTCCCGCTCGTTGAGCACCATCGACACGGTGGTCTGGCTGACGCCTGTCATCCGGGCGATGTCCTGTTGCGTGACCCGCTTGACGCTCGACACGGGGTCCCCTTCAACACGTCGGTAATACGCATTAACAAACTGGGGAGATCGTGGGACACGGCATCGGCGGGCGTCAAGGAAAGTCCAGCAGTAATAGGTATTAGCACCTTGACCGGCACCGATGGCGATGACGAAACTTCAGGTCATTCGGGGGCTCGTCGTCCGTACCCTAGAAAGGGTTTGATCGTGAAACGACGCTCGTTGATCGCCGGGACCGCCGGACTGTTCGTCGCGGCCGCACCCCGCGCGGCGCAGGCCGCCGGGCCGGCCGGTATGCCCACCTACACCTACCTGCGGGATGCGCTGACCATGCCGCTCGCCTACAACCCGACCGGGGAGTTCATCTTCCCCTGCATCCGTGGCGTCTACGACAAGATCAGCGGCGCCCGCGGCCGCTACTACCTGTACTACGCGCCGCACGAGAAGCCCGGCGGCATCTGCGTGGCCTGGGCGAACTCGCTCGCCGGCCCGTTCACCGAGCACACCGCGAACCCGGTGATCGACAACGTGCTGCCCAGCACGACCGTGTCGCACGTGTCGTCACCGCACGTCACCTGGATTCCGTCGGCCAGGCAGTTCTACCTCTACTACCACGGGGAGAACACCACCACCCGCGTCGCCCGGTCCTCGGACGGGCTCACCTTCCGTGACGAGACACCGATCCTCAGCACCCGCCTCGTGCCGGGCCTGACCGAGACGTCCTACGCCCGGGTGTTCGCCCACAGCGGCCGGTACGTGATGGTCTACATGGGTGTGCTCGGTGGCCGGCGGTACATCTACCACGGCTGGTCACCCAACGGCTGGGACCAGTGGCAGTTCGCCCAGAGCCCGCTGATCAGCCCCGCACCGGACGGACTCACCGACATCTCCGGCCCGCACGTGGTCGAACGCAACGGCACCACCTACGTCGCCTACCACGGCAACGACGGCAAGATGCGGATCACCGAGGTCGGCGACGCCTTCGACCGGGAGGTCCACCTCGGCGTCTTCCACACCCCGATCGCCTCCGACAACGGCCGGACCGCCGCGCCGTCGTTCGGCACCGACGGCGGCGTGCAGTACATGTTCTACGAGGCCGGAGCCCGACTGAACGCCCGCATCTGCATCGCCCGCGCCTCCTGATCTCATCATCACGGGGTGACGCGCCCACCCGCCGATCCGTCGAGGCTGTAACGAAGACGGAACGCGGAGGAGTTGCGGGTTGAACGTATCGATCGTCGCGTCGGTCGCGCTGCTGGCGCTGGGTCTGTCACTACTGGTCGCCACCATCTGGGACCGTCGCAGCCGGCGGGCGTTCATCCGCGAGGGCCCGGTCTTCGCCGCCCGGTTCCGGTGCGCCGGACCCAGCCCGCGGTGCTGGCGCGGCCTGCGCCGCGGCTGGTCCCGCAAGATGTGGGCCTACTGGCGCGACGACGTCCTGGTGATCCGCCGGGGCTGGGTCTTCGACCGCCGGCTGCGGATGTTCGCCCAGATCACCCTGGCCGGGGTGTACGGCCTGTCCGGGCAGCGTGGCGCCATCGCCGTGCACCTGCGCCTCCCGGACGGCGCGCTGCTCGAGGTGACCGCGCCGTCCGGGGACCGGGTGGAACTGGTCGGACCGTATCTCGCGGCCGGCATCAGCCACCTGCCGCG of the Actinoplanes sichuanensis genome contains:
- a CDS encoding FAD-dependent oxidoreductase, which gives rise to MHADVVVIGGGLGGVAAALAALRAGRTVLLTEEHAWLGGQLTSQAVPPDEHSWVERFGVTAGYRALRDGIRDYYRAHYPLTDRARRTRDLNPGAGHVSRLCHEPRVAVAVIEAMLAPYRGSGRLTLLQPAVPVSAETDGDRVVSVTVRHHGEQVVLTAPYVLDATETGELLPMTGTEHVTGAESQADTGEPSAAETADPANMQAMSVCFAIDHVDGDHTIDRPARYDFWRTYQPPFWGAPMLSWQTPNPRTLQISTRSFTPNPDDDPWLVEADQRVDPGDGNLWTFRRIAARRNFADGTYPSDICLVNWPMIDYFEEPYVGAADPAAVERAARELSYSVLYWLQTEAPRPDGGTGRPGLRLRGDVTGSPDGLAMAPYIRESRRIRAEYTVVEQDLSLAVRGDKGAVSYPDAVGVGMYRIDLHPSTGGDNYIDVASCPFEIPLGALIPQRMENLLPAGKNIGTTHITNGSFRLHPVEWNAGEVAGALAAFCLDRAVSPRAVRNTPELLTEFQNHLSADGVELRWPDISGY
- a CDS encoding glycoside hydrolase family protein — its product is MKRRSLIAGTAGLFVAAAPRAAQAAGPAGMPTYTYLRDALTMPLAYNPTGEFIFPCIRGVYDKISGARGRYYLYYAPHEKPGGICVAWANSLAGPFTEHTANPVIDNVLPSTTVSHVSSPHVTWIPSARQFYLYYHGENTTTRVARSSDGLTFRDETPILSTRLVPGLTETSYARVFAHSGRYVMVYMGVLGGRRYIYHGWSPNGWDQWQFAQSPLISPAPDGLTDISGPHVVERNGTTYVAYHGNDGKMRITEVGDAFDREVHLGVFHTPIASDNGRTAAPSFGTDGGVQYMFYEAGARLNARICIARAS
- a CDS encoding LacI family DNA-binding transcriptional regulator, which translates into the protein MSSVKRVTQQDIARMTGVSQTTVSMVLNEREDAARIAPETRDRVLAAIRRTGYVADPVARRLASQRNRFLGVFTYEPVFPAGLGDFYHPFLVGIEECAESIGCDLLLFTSAPVVDGRRRIFHSDNRLRLADGCILLGRWLDPDELARLIAEGQPFVSVGRRDDAGGPVPYVGADYPTATAAQVRRAVELGHRRIAYVGEGAGAESHADRLRGFTTAVEQAGISGAHVRFTDAVTVLDRLLEQEVTAIFVEEFADGAVLAEEAGRRALAVPQDLSFIALGDPTRPASTDLEFTGFRIPRREMGWQAVEVLSAILDGTGGPMQRLLPCEPVAGSTLAVARA